In the genome of Candidatus Zymogenus saltonus, one region contains:
- a CDS encoding triose-phosphate isomerase, translated as MREKLIAANWKMNMALKDAISLASELVKRIGDIEDREIAVAPNFTVLYAVGEVLDGSNIKLSAQNLFYEQKGAYTGETSAEMIKAVGAHMVIIGHSERRNVFGDTDEEINKRIRAAINAGLVPIFCVGEKLSERKEGRARDVVERQIVAGLSGIIKEGLGDLVIAYEPVWAIGTGETAAPEQAQEMHEFIRGLAADKIDKSLANNLKILYGGSVTPENVWGLLSMPDIDGALVGGASLKADSFEKIVKWEG; from the coding sequence ATGAGAGAGAAGCTGATAGCGGCTAACTGGAAGATGAATATGGCGCTGAAAGACGCCATTTCCCTTGCGTCGGAGCTGGTAAAGAGGATCGGGGACATTGAGGACAGAGAAATTGCCGTGGCGCCGAACTTTACGGTCCTCTACGCCGTGGGCGAGGTTCTGGACGGGTCAAACATCAAACTCTCAGCCCAGAATCTATTCTACGAACAGAAGGGGGCATATACCGGAGAGACGTCCGCCGAGATGATAAAGGCGGTAGGCGCTCATATGGTAATCATAGGACACTCCGAAAGACGAAACGTCTTCGGCGACACCGACGAAGAGATAAACAAAAGGATAAGGGCGGCAATAAACGCAGGCCTCGTCCCGATCTTCTGCGTGGGGGAAAAGCTCTCTGAGAGAAAAGAGGGAAGAGCAAGGGACGTGGTGGAAAGACAGATAGTCGCCGGCCTTTCCGGCATTATCAAAGAAGGGCTGGGAGACCTCGTCATCGCCTATGAGCCGGTCTGGGCCATCGGCACCGGAGAGACGGCGGCACCGGAACAGGCCCAGGAGATGCACGAGTTCATAAGAGGGCTCGCAGCGGATAAAATCGATAAATCTCTTGCAAATAATCTAAAAATATTGTATGGTGGTAGTGTGACCCCGGAAAACGTCTGGGGGCTCCTCTCCATGCCCGACATCGACGGGGCGCTCGTCGGGGGGGCAAGCCTGAAGGCAGACTCCTTCGAGAAGATAGTGAAGTGGGAAGGTTAG
- the secG gene encoding preprotein translocase subunit SecG, with protein MTAVITAFHVIVCFALILIVLLQTGKGSDMGAAFGGSSQTLFGSSGPATFLNKITTIAAVVFMITSLTLAYFSVDVGSSSIMKDEEAKPGVEKELPKGPDIEDLGGDAE; from the coding sequence ATGACAGCGGTTATAACGGCATTTCACGTCATCGTGTGCTTCGCCCTGATTCTTATCGTGCTTTTGCAGACCGGCAAGGGCTCGGATATGGGGGCCGCGTTCGGGGGGTCAAGCCAAACCCTTTTCGGAAGTTCGGGGCCTGCGACCTTTCTCAATAAGATTACGACCATAGCCGCCGTGGTCTTTATGATAACAAGCCTCACCCTCGCCTACTTCTCCGTGGACGTTGGCTCGTCGTCGATTATGAAGGACGAGGAGGCAAAACCCGGGGTGGAGAAAGAGCTTCCTAAGGGCCCGGACATCGAAGACCTCGGCGGGGACGCCGAATAA
- a CDS encoding DUF362 domain-containing protein codes for MLNKRRDIEVSGEHMTEKLKVSIVKSKTAPPAPIDERGIAEMVKEAVDLVGGIGRFVKPGQTVAIKPNLFAPFPPPVSVDRRVIKALVSLCVGAGAKKVAVIEGVSVGSLIKRVNIDRESGSDKLPRGMKTVDVMRLLGIKDAVEGAGGEVMGVEDAEKECVMVPCGKVLHFIDYPKAIKDADVFIDVPALKTHTMTMVTLGIKNLQGILNEGDRYFGHRDDLDQHMVDIVKVRKPDLTLVDGLIGMEGMGAGEAGLPVPMGVIIAGEDVVSVDSVSSMVMGIENPFVVGTTRIAAHDGIGVADPSRIDVVGKKIEDVAKKFALPLNYTQPIDSMVTGVYPNVDVYIGGACHACWLMAAVVLGSLAKIKEGASLIVGVDPKVPPGKKWDYKNTFFLGDCAIGASGETREIRNRITLEGHDTFLYGCLPYQQAMIKLEEILLDRGVITKEDLIKKARSARERFFDYYKKFDPTWEPFF; via the coding sequence ATGTTGAATAAAAGAAGAGATATCGAGGTCTCTGGAGAACATATGACGGAAAAGCTCAAGGTATCAATAGTAAAATCGAAGACAGCACCCCCCGCGCCGATCGATGAAAGGGGGATCGCGGAGATGGTAAAGGAAGCGGTCGACCTTGTGGGGGGGATAGGGCGCTTCGTAAAACCGGGACAGACCGTGGCGATAAAGCCGAACCTTTTTGCCCCCTTTCCCCCGCCGGTCTCAGTTGACAGGAGGGTAATCAAGGCCCTCGTCTCTCTATGTGTCGGGGCCGGGGCGAAGAAGGTGGCCGTGATAGAGGGGGTCAGCGTGGGGAGCCTCATCAAGCGGGTGAATATCGATAGGGAGTCGGGATCGGATAAACTGCCCCGGGGGATGAAGACCGTCGATGTCATGCGGCTTCTTGGGATAAAGGACGCCGTGGAGGGCGCAGGCGGGGAGGTCATGGGCGTCGAGGACGCCGAGAAGGAGTGTGTGATGGTGCCCTGCGGGAAGGTACTTCACTTTATCGACTACCCTAAGGCGATCAAGGACGCGGACGTGTTCATCGATGTTCCGGCCCTCAAGACCCACACGATGACGATGGTGACGCTGGGGATAAAGAACCTCCAGGGTATATTGAACGAGGGGGACCGCTACTTCGGCCACAGGGACGACCTCGACCAGCACATGGTGGACATCGTAAAGGTGAGAAAGCCTGACCTTACTTTAGTTGACGGACTCATCGGCATGGAGGGGATGGGCGCCGGGGAGGCGGGGCTTCCGGTCCCGATGGGAGTTATCATAGCCGGGGAGGACGTGGTCTCGGTGGACTCCGTCTCGTCGATGGTCATGGGGATAGAAAACCCCTTCGTGGTGGGGACGACCCGGATCGCCGCCCACGACGGAATCGGCGTCGCCGATCCGTCCCGAATCGACGTAGTGGGGAAAAAAATCGAAGATGTGGCGAAGAAATTCGCACTGCCTTTGAACTACACCCAGCCGATAGATTCCATGGTCACCGGCGTCTACCCGAACGTGGACGTCTACATCGGCGGGGCGTGCCACGCCTGCTGGCTGATGGCGGCGGTAGTGCTGGGGAGCTTAGCCAAGATAAAGGAGGGGGCAAGCCTGATCGTGGGGGTCGACCCCAAGGTCCCGCCTGGGAAAAAATGGGACTACAAAAACACCTTCTTCCTCGGCGACTGCGCCATCGGCGCCTCCGGCGAGACGAGGGAGATAAGAAACAGGATAACCCTGGAAGGCCATGACACCTTCCTCTACGGCTGCCTCCCCTACCAGCAGGCGATGATCAAGCTGGAGGAGATCCTCCTCGATAGGGGGGTAATTACGAAGGAAGACCTGATCAAAAAGGCGAGGTCGGCCAGGGAGCGTTTTTTTGACTACTATAAAAAGTTTGATCCCACATGGGAGCCGTTTTTTTAA
- a CDS encoding FGGY-family carbohydrate kinase: MEKEFVMAVDSGTQSVRAIVYDREGNELAKAQAPHDPYFSVKPGWAEQKPEDYWNKLCVVTKEVMKSKKFDPKKLGGLGITAQRGNVIPVDKKGNPLRNSIIWLDQRFTEDPPPVSASVKLLFGLIGKSEMINLIQKNSRFTWIYAYEPEIYKKTHKFCQVTSWFVHKLTGEFNDSASMYVGYWPIESKKFDWFGIQGVFDVFQIKRDHLPKLFKPNEVLGHVTKEAAKETGLPEGLPIVVGAGDKQSESLGAGAITPDIGMISFGTASTLEIVTKKFIENKKVRYFTWCSSMPDAWNLECFIYRGFWMARWFTQELGYREAIEAKKRNMATEAVLDEVIKDIPPGSMGLMLQPYWTPHPSLKFSKGSIIGFGSVHTRAHIYRAILEGIGYELRRLGEIAQGDTKVPLKELRVGGGGSRSDMAVQIAADIFNLPTKRMATYETCGMGAAIDAAVGTGMFGGFDEAVKAMVRTGKEFQPIKENHKIYDGLYKEVFLKTYDALAPLYKRIGEITGYMEG, encoded by the coding sequence ATGGAAAAAGAATTTGTAATGGCGGTCGACAGCGGCACCCAGAGCGTCAGGGCGATAGTCTACGACAGGGAGGGCAACGAGCTTGCGAAGGCCCAGGCCCCACACGATCCCTACTTCTCGGTCAAGCCCGGCTGGGCGGAGCAGAAGCCTGAAGACTACTGGAATAAGCTCTGCGTCGTGACCAAAGAGGTGATGAAGAGCAAGAAGTTCGACCCGAAGAAGCTCGGCGGGCTGGGGATAACCGCCCAGCGGGGAAATGTGATCCCTGTGGACAAGAAGGGGAATCCGCTGAGGAACTCCATCATCTGGCTCGACCAGCGCTTTACCGAAGACCCTCCACCGGTAAGCGCCTCGGTAAAGCTCCTCTTCGGCCTCATCGGCAAGTCGGAGATGATCAATCTTATACAGAAAAACTCCAGGTTCACCTGGATATATGCCTACGAGCCGGAGATTTACAAAAAGACCCACAAGTTCTGCCAGGTGACTAGCTGGTTCGTCCACAAGCTCACCGGGGAGTTTAACGACTCGGCGTCGATGTACGTCGGCTACTGGCCCATCGAATCGAAGAAGTTCGACTGGTTCGGCATCCAGGGAGTCTTCGACGTATTTCAGATAAAGAGAGATCACCTCCCCAAGCTTTTCAAGCCGAACGAGGTCTTGGGTCACGTGACCAAGGAGGCCGCGAAAGAGACTGGACTTCCTGAGGGGCTTCCCATCGTGGTGGGGGCCGGCGACAAGCAGTCGGAGTCCCTCGGCGCCGGCGCCATTACCCCGGATATCGGTATGATCTCCTTCGGGACGGCCAGCACGCTCGAAATCGTGACTAAAAAATTCATCGAGAACAAAAAGGTCCGCTATTTCACCTGGTGCTCCTCCATGCCGGACGCGTGGAACCTGGAGTGTTTCATCTATAGGGGCTTCTGGATGGCGCGGTGGTTCACCCAGGAGTTGGGATACAGAGAGGCGATCGAGGCGAAGAAGAGGAACATGGCTACCGAGGCCGTTCTCGATGAGGTCATAAAGGACATTCCCCCCGGCTCAATGGGGCTGATGCTCCAGCCATACTGGACACCCCATCCATCCCTGAAATTTTCCAAGGGCTCCATAATCGGCTTCGGGAGCGTCCACACAAGGGCTCACATATACCGGGCCATCTTAGAGGGGATAGGGTATGAATTGAGGAGGCTAGGCGAGATAGCCCAGGGAGACACGAAGGTGCCCTTAAAGGAGCTTCGGGTCGGGGGGGGCGGCTCCAGGAGCGACATGGCGGTTCAGATCGCCGCGGACATCTTCAACCTCCCCACAAAGAGGATGGCCACCTACGAGACGTGCGGCATGGGCGCCGCAATAGACGCCGCCGTTGGAACGGGTATGTTCGGCGGCTTTGACGAGGCGGTAAAGGCGATGGTCAGAACGGGAAAGGAGTTTCAGCCCATAAAGGAGAACCACAAGATATACGACGGGCTATACAAGGAAGTATTTTTGAAAACCTACGACGCCCTGGCACCCCTCTACAAGCGAATCGGGGAGATAACGGGCTACATGGAGGGTTGA
- a CDS encoding phosphoglycerate kinase: MTGQSITYIDDIDIKGKTLLVRVDMNVPMDELGNITNDLRIRSVLPTVNYSLDEGCKVILMSHMGRPKGEVVEKLSLKPVAKRLSRLLNKEVIMAPDCVGPEVQKLVKGMKPGDVMLLENLRFHPGETKNDEKFAKELSELADIYINNAFAVAHRAHASVHAITKYFDICVAGFLMKNELNYFDRAVKNPARPVVAILGGAKAADKLGAIENLLDKVDKLIIGGAMAFTFLSAMNYEMGSSPVETDLVWKAKGLMEKANIKGVKLYLPVDAVVAEKFDSRAETKIVPVQEIPEHWHIMDIGPATTTLFGEVLHNAKTIIWNGPMGVFEMDAFSRGTFAMVSNVVKSYALTIVGGGDTDVAVMKAGELANVSYVSTGGGAFIELLEGKKLPAIAALEEKVIRDEREADSG; this comes from the coding sequence ATGACCGGACAGAGTATTACATATATAGATGATATTGATATCAAGGGGAAGACATTGCTCGTCAGAGTCGATATGAACGTACCGATGGATGAGCTTGGCAATATAACGAACGACCTCAGAATAAGGAGCGTCCTCCCTACCGTCAATTACTCCCTCGACGAGGGCTGTAAGGTGATCTTGATGTCTCACATGGGACGCCCCAAGGGGGAGGTCGTCGAGAAATTGAGCCTGAAGCCCGTGGCCAAAAGGCTCTCCAGACTCCTTAACAAGGAAGTGATAATGGCTCCAGACTGCGTCGGCCCCGAGGTGCAGAAGCTTGTCAAGGGGATGAAGCCCGGAGACGTTATGCTGCTGGAAAACCTCAGGTTTCATCCCGGGGAGACAAAGAACGACGAGAAGTTCGCAAAGGAGCTTTCGGAGCTTGCCGATATATATATTAATAATGCGTTTGCGGTGGCCCATCGCGCCCACGCCTCGGTCCACGCCATAACGAAGTACTTCGATATCTGTGTCGCCGGGTTCCTGATGAAAAACGAGCTCAACTATTTCGACAGGGCCGTAAAAAACCCCGCTCGGCCGGTTGTGGCCATCCTCGGCGGGGCCAAAGCCGCCGATAAGCTCGGGGCCATCGAAAATCTTTTGGACAAGGTCGATAAGCTCATAATCGGCGGCGCCATGGCTTTTACCTTCCTCTCCGCGATGAACTACGAGATGGGAAGCTCCCCCGTGGAGACAGACCTGGTTTGGAAGGCTAAGGGCCTTATGGAAAAGGCCAATATCAAGGGCGTAAAGCTGTATCTCCCCGTAGATGCCGTTGTGGCCGAAAAGTTTGATTCCAGGGCGGAGACGAAAATCGTGCCCGTTCAGGAGATACCGGAGCATTGGCATATTATGGATATAGGGCCCGCAACCACAACCCTCTTCGGAGAGGTTCTTCACAACGCAAAGACGATCATCTGGAACGGGCCCATGGGGGTGTTCGAGATGGACGCCTTCTCCCGGGGGACCTTTGCCATGGTGTCCAATGTGGTCAAATCATACGCCCTGACGATCGTCGGCGGGGGCGATACGGACGTCGCAGTGATGAAGGCCGGGGAGCTCGCAAATGTTTCATACGTGTCAACGGGCGGCGGCGCCTTTATCGAGCTCCTCGAGGGTAAAAAGCTCCCGGCTATCGCCGCCCTAGAAGAAAAGGTGATAAGAGATGAGAGAGAAGCTGATAGCGGCTAA
- the gap gene encoding type I glyceraldehyde-3-phosphate dehydrogenase: protein MNLKVGINGFGRVGRYCLRVILERKNIDVVAVNSRAESRILAHLLKYDSIHGVYDKDIKYDDNSITVDGKKIAIVRETGDLAKIGWGDLGADIVLESTGKFRKRSEAEGHLAGGAKKVLIAAPGKNVDATLVIGVNEDTYDPKSHHVISNASCTTNCLAPIVKILNDSFGIERGLMTTVHSYTMDQRLLDGSHKDLRRARAAALSIVPTTTGAAAAVSLVIPELSGKLDGMALRVPTPNVSLVDFTAQLKKTADVNEINSAVKKAADGKMKGIVKYTEEELVSIDYQSSPYSSIFDAKLTSAIEGGLIKVIAWYDNESGYSERLVDLTSYVGERL from the coding sequence ATGAATCTGAAAGTTGGCATAAACGGTTTCGGCCGCGTTGGAAGATATTGTTTGAGGGTTATTCTCGAAAGAAAAAACATCGATGTTGTCGCAGTAAACAGTCGCGCGGAATCCAGGATTCTCGCCCACCTTTTGAAATACGATTCCATCCACGGTGTTTACGATAAAGATATTAAATACGACGATAATTCCATCACGGTCGATGGGAAGAAGATCGCTATAGTTCGGGAGACGGGAGACCTTGCGAAGATAGGCTGGGGAGATCTGGGCGCCGATATCGTGCTCGAATCAACGGGGAAATTCAGAAAACGGAGCGAGGCGGAAGGACACCTTGCCGGAGGGGCAAAAAAGGTCTTGATTGCGGCGCCGGGAAAGAACGTGGACGCAACCTTAGTGATCGGCGTAAATGAAGATACATATGACCCGAAATCTCACCACGTTATTTCAAACGCGTCGTGCACCACAAACTGCCTGGCCCCGATAGTTAAAATTCTTAACGACAGCTTCGGGATCGAGCGGGGCCTTATGACCACGGTTCACTCATACACGATGGATCAGCGCTTATTGGACGGCTCCCATAAAGACTTGAGAAGGGCGAGGGCGGCGGCGCTTTCCATCGTCCCCACAACCACGGGGGCCGCGGCGGCCGTTTCTCTGGTGATCCCGGAGCTCTCGGGAAAGCTCGACGGGATGGCCCTTCGAGTCCCTACGCCCAACGTGTCTTTGGTCGATTTCACCGCCCAGTTGAAAAAAACCGCGGATGTGAACGAAATAAACTCAGCCGTGAAGAAAGCCGCCGACGGGAAGATGAAGGGGATCGTGAAATACACCGAGGAGGAGCTGGTCTCCATCGACTACCAGTCCTCGCCCTATTCATCCATTTTTGACGCAAAGCTCACGTCCGCCATCGAGGGTGGATTGATAAAGGTGATAGCCTGGTACGACAACGAGAGCGGCTACAGCGAGAGGCTTGTAGATCTCACGAGCTACGTCGGGGAGAGGCTGTAA